From Linepithema humile isolate Giens D197 chromosome 8, Lhum_UNIL_v1.0, whole genome shotgun sequence, one genomic window encodes:
- the Rnmt gene encoding mRNA cap guanine-N7 methyltransferase: MSTLSAEARDKTDEKQHASEMIKFYAAEESETLKKSETNESTDIKSPQSKKRRLSSDHEESPKKAKFSEMIKFYAAEESETLKKSETNESTDIKSPQSKKCRLSSDHEESSKKAKFSEMIKFYAAEESETLKKSETNESTDIKSPQSKKCRLSSDHEESPKKAKYAINKDVTSPGSSISSDLTTSGNNEEEDNTSDASRSIDNTALVAEHYNALEEKGLSYRNQSRIVYMRNFNNWIKSMLISDYANKVRKGFSTSLKVMDMCCGKGGDLFKWKKIHISHLICTDIAQVSLEQCQQRYTDMMNKKGFKERSFTAEFIPADCTKVRLREKFKDPSIQLDFVSCQFAFHYSFESLPQAECMLRNAAECLKTGGYFIGTIPDAYDLVSRWQKCDGNKFGNNIYSVDFQCDKTNPPLFGAKYDFHLEGVVDCPEFLVYLPILCKLALKYGLELVEFERFDKYYERFKEEGRSLLVNMEALETYLPDNKSRLLGDREQDYQHAVQYIQNSSTDQHKIGTLSQSEWEVTSLYAVFAFQKMKTIWDKEGKPEYIKLEDSKKAKESQSM, encoded by the exons ATGTCAACACTTAGTGCAGAAGCGAGAGACAAGACTGACGAGAAACAGCATGCAAG TgagatgataaaattttatgccgCAGAAGAATCTGAAACATTAAAGAAATCAGAAACGAATGAAAGTACAGATATAAAGAGTCCTCAGAGCAAGAAGCGCAGATTATCATCTGATCATGAAGAGTCTccaaaaaaagcaaaattcagtgagatgataaaattttatgccgCAGAAGAATCTGAAACATTAAAGAAATCAGAAACGAATGAAAGTACAGATATAAAGAGTCCTCAGAGCAAGAAGTGCAGATTATCATCTGATCATGAAGAGTCCtcaaaaaaagcaaaattcagtgagatgataaaattttatgctgCAGAAGAATCTGAAACGTTAAAGAAATCAGAAACAAATGAAAGTACAGATATAAAGAGTCCTCAGAGCAAGAAGTGCAGATTATCATCTGATCATGAAGAGTCCccaaaaaaagcaaaatatgcTATTAATAAGGATGTTACATCTCCT GGTTCAAGTATTTCTTCAGATTTGACGACATCTGGAAATAATGAAGAAGAGGACAATACATCTGATGCAAGCAGAAGCATTGACAATACAGCTTTGGTGGCAGAGCACTATAATGCACTGGAGGAAAAGGGTCTCTCATATCGAAATCAAAGCCGAATTGTgtatatgagaaattttaataattggaTCAAGAGCATGCTTATAA gTGACTATGCGAATAAAGTGAGGAAAGGTTTTAGTACCTCACTAAAAGTAATGGATATGTGCTGTGGAAAAGGTGGAGATCTTTTCAAGTGGAAAAAGATCCATATCTCACATCTGATTTGTACAGACATAGCACAAGTGTCATTAGAGCAGTGTCAACAACGGTATACTGATATGATGAACAAGAAGGGTTTCAAGGAGAGAAGTTTCACCGCAGAATTTATACCAGCTGATTGTACAAAG GTACGTTTGAGGGAGAAGTTCAAGGATCCCAGCATACAATTGGATTTCGTCAGCTGTCAATTTGCATTCCATTACAGTTTTGAATCCCTACCGCAGGCAGAATGCATGCTCCGGAATGCCGCCGAGTGTTTAAAGACAGGTGGCTACTTTATTGGCACCATCCCAGATGCATATGATTTAgt TTCTAGGTGGCAAAAGTGCGATGGCAACAAATTCGGCAACAACATATACAGTGTCGATTTTCAATGTGACAAAACAAATCCGCCACTTTTTGGCGCTAAATACGATTTTCATCTGGAAGGTGTAGTTGATTGCCCAGAATTCTTAGTGTATCTACCCATTCTGTGTAAATTAGCTCTGAAATACGGTCTCGAATTAGTGGAATTTGAAAG GTTTGATAAGTATTACGAACGTTTCAAGGAGGAAGGTAGGTCCTTGTTGGTGAATATGGAAGCGCTGGAGACTTATTTGCCAGATAATAAAAGTCGACTACTCGGCGATCGTGAACAAGATTATCAGCACGCAGTGCAGTATATACAGAATTCGTCTACAGATCAACATAAGATTGGCACTCTTTCACAATCGGAATGGGAAGTTACTT caTTGTATGCGGTCTTTGCCTTTCAAAAGATGAAAACAATCTGGGATAAAGAAGGAAAACCAGAATATATAAAGTTAGAAGATAGTAAGAAAGCAAAGGAAAGCCAGAGTATGTAA
- the Top1 gene encoding DNA topoisomerase I, mitochondrial isoform X1 translates to MELEQAAPQVNADPEKRAKESGGVSGNHSDHINGMSNGFDKKREHKSEHRDKDKERSHKSDHKDKDRSKDKERNHKSEHRDKDRHRHSSSSVKDKEKHDSNSKDKDKDKKSSSSSKDKEHKSSSSSKDKDKDKSKEHHHKSSSSSKDKDRHHSSSKDKDSKSKDKDKHRHSSSLNSSSRDKDKDRSISKDKEKDSKKHSSEKDKERHSTSHSSGDKEKHRSSEKDKDKHRESSSSSKDKHRHEKDKDRHRHDKDKSKHRDDKERKDKDKEEVKVKEEPNMKMNHVINEGFHFNPQIKTEIKEESMTQIEPDDDDDSGGERPLYIKEDDDDEPMKEEGASDDSMNDTRLSQLHNTTIKTEDDSEEDLPLSARSKVSPSVKRKIESEEEDVPLLARKKPKKSTTPKTKKKKRKHDDDDSDAEIEEKPKKKNTKVKTEGGSPRKKKQEDEQEVWKWWEEEKKSDGTKWNFLEHKGPVFAPPYEPLPPTVKFYYNGKEMKLSQDTEEVATFYARMLDHDYTTKPAFNSNFFQDWRDVMTESERAKIIDLSKCNFKDIHSYFLQKSEERKAMTKEEKQKIKEKNDEIQKEYGFCVIDGHKEKIGNFKIEPPGLFRGRGEHPKMGKLKKRVVPEDVLINCSKTSNIPKPPPGHKWKEIRHDPNVTWLASWTENIQGQVKYVMLNPSSKLKGEKDWQKYETARKLAQSIDKIRAEYREDWKSKEMRIRQRAVALYFIDKLALRAGNEKDEDQADTVGCCSLRVEHIQLHEHKDGREYVVVFDFLGKDSIRYYNEVPVEKRVFKNLQLFMENKSPGDDLFDRLNTTVMNKHLNELMEGLTAKVFRTYNASWTLQQQLDKLTDPNDMEAEKILSYNRANRAVAILCNHQRSVPKTHAKSMENLKAKIEAKKEAIAECELQVKDAKRDAKHGSVKEKVTYDKKKKQLERLKEQLTKLEVQATDREENKEIALGTSKLNYLDPRISVAWCKKHNVPIEKIYNKTQRDKFRWAIDMAGPDYVF, encoded by the exons ATGGAGCTCGAGCAGGCGGCACCGCAGGTGAACGCCGACCCG GAGAAGAGGGCCAAGGAGAGCGGTGGCGTCTCCGGGAATCATAGCG atCATATCAATGGCATGTCCAATggctttgataaaaaaagagaacacAAGTCTGAGCACAGAGACAAGGATAAAGAGCGGTCTCATAAATCTGATCACAAGGATAAGGACAGGAGTAAGGATAAAGAAAGGAATCACAAGAGCGAACACAGAGACAAGGATAGGCATAGACATAGCTCCAGTTCTGTTAAGGACAAAGAAAAGCATGATAGCAATAGCAAGGACAAAGACAAAGACAAGAAGAGTTCCTCTTCCAGCAAGGATAAGGAGCACAAGAGTAGCTCGTCCAGTAAGGACAAGGATAAAGACAAGAGTAAGGAACATCATCACAAGTCAAGCTCCAGTTCTAAAGACAAAGAcag aCATCACAGCAGCTCCAAGGACAAGGATTCGAAGAGCAAAGATAAAGATAAGCACAGACACAGCAGTTCTTTGAATTCTAGCTCACGTGACAAGGACAAAGATCGAAGCATCTCGAAGGATAAGGAAAAGGATAGCAAGAAGCACTCTTCGGAGAAGGACAAGGAAAGACATTCCACTTCTCATTCGTCGGGTGACAAAGAGAAACATCGTTCATCGGAGAAAGACAAAGATAAGCACAGAGAAAGCTCGTCTAGTAGCAAAGATAAGCATCGCCATGAAAAAGACAAGGATCGCCATCGGCATGACAAAGACAAAT CTAAGCATCGCGACGATAAGGAGAGGAAGGATAAAGATAAGGAGGAAGTTAAGGTGAAGGAAGAGCCGAATATGAAAATGAATCATGTGATTAACGAAGGGTTTCATTTTAATCCGCAAATTAAAACAGAGATAAAAGAG GAATCCATGACGCAAATTGAACCAGATGACGACGATGACAGTGGCGGCGAGCGACCGCTCTACATCAAAGAGGACGATGATGATGAACCAATGAAGGAGGAAGGTGCGAGTGATGACTCGATGAATGACACCAGATTGTCGCAACTTCATAATACGACCATAAAAACGGAAGACGATTCGGAAGAAGATTTGCCATTg TCTGCGAGATCAAAGGTATCGCCAAGTGTGAAGAGAAAGATCGAGTCAGAGGAAGAAGATGTTCCACTGTTGGCACGCAAGAAACCTAAGAAATCAACCACTCCGAAGAccaagaagaagaagagaaaacaCGATGACGATGATTCTGATGCTGAGATTGAAGag AAACCAAAGAAGAAGAACACGAAGGTGAAAACAGAAGGCGGCAGTCCGCGGAAGAAGAAGCAAGAAGACGAGCAAGAAGTTTGGAAAtg gTGGGAGGAAGAGAAGAAGAGTGACGGTACAAAATGGAATTTCTTGGAACACAAGGGACCAGTATTCGCACCGCCCTACGAACCTTTGCCACCCACCGTTAAGTTCTACTACAACGGCAAAGAAATGAAACTGAGTCAAGACACGGAGGAAGTTGCAACTTTCTACGCTCGTATGCTGGACCACGATTACACGACAAAGCCTGCGTTCAATAGCAACTTTTTCCAAGACTGGCGGGATGTGATGACCGAGTCGGAGCGCGCCAAGATCATCGATCTATCAAAATGCAACTTCAAAGATATACACTCATATTTCTTGCAAAAGAGCGAAGAACGTAAGGCGATGACCAAGGAGGAGAAACAGAAAATCAAGGAGAAAAACGATGAAATTCAGAAGGAGTACGGTTTCTGCGTCATCGACGGCCACAAGGAGAAGATAGGTAACTTCAAGATTGAGCCGCCAGGTCTGTTCAGAGGTCGCGGCGAGCATCCCAAGATGGGCAAGCTGAAGAAGCGCGTGGTGCCGGAAGATGTTCTGATTAATTGCTCGAAGACCTCGAATATACCGAAACCACCGCCCGGTCACAAGTGGAAGGAGATACGACACGATCCCAATGTCACATGGCTTGCGTCCTGGACAGAGAATATCCAGGGTCAAGTGAAATATGTCATGCTGAATCCGTCCAGCAAGCTCAAGGGTGAGAAGGACTGGCAGAAGTACGAAACGGCGCGCAAGCTCGCGCAGTCAATCGACAAGATTCGTGCGGAATACCGCGAGGATTGGAAGAGCAAAGAGATGCGCATCAGGCAGCGCGCCGTCGCCCTGTACTTCATCGACAAATTGGCGCTTAGGGCCGGTAATGAGAAGGACGAGGATCAGGCAGACACTGTGGGCTGTTGTTCGCTGCGCGTGGAACACATCCAGCTGCACGAACATAAGGATGGCAGAGAATATGTGGTTGTGTTCGATTTCTTAG GTAAAGATTCAATACGATATTATAACGAGGTTCCGGTGGAGAAGCGCGTCTTTAAGAACTTGCAACTCTTCATGGAAAATAAATCACCCGGCGACGATCTGTTCGATCGGCTCAACACCACCGTGATGAATAAGCATCTGAATGAGCTGATGGAGGGTCTCACTGCCAAAGTGTTCAGGACTTACAACGCTTCGTGGACGCTGCAGCAGCAGCTCGACAAACTGACTGATCCGAACGACATGGAAGCGGAGAAGATCCTCTCATATAACCGGGCGAATCGCGCAGTCGCCATACTCTGTAACCATCAGCGTTCCGTGCCAAAGACGCATGCAAAATCTATGGAGAATCTAAAGGCCAAAATCGAAGCGAAGAAAGAAGCAATAGCCGAATGCGAGTTGCAAGTGAAAGACGCCAAACGGGACGCGAAGCACGGTTCGGTGAAGGAAAAAGT aacgtacgacaagaagaagaagcaatTGGAAAGATTGAAGGAACAATTGACGAAGCTGGAGGTGCAAGCGACCGACCGAGAAGAGAACAAAGAGATCGCTCTGGGCACCTCCAAGTTGAATTATCTCGATCCTAGAATTTCCGTTGCATG GTGTAAGAAGCACAACGTGCCCATCGAGAAGATCTACAATAAAACTCAGAGGGACAAGTTCCGATGGGCAATAGACATGGCCGGTCCTGATTACGTCTTTTAA
- the Top1 gene encoding DNA topoisomerase 1 isoform X3, with translation MEWEEEKKSDGTKWNFLEHKGPVFAPPYEPLPPTVKFYYNGKEMKLSQDTEEVATFYARMLDHDYTTKPAFNSNFFQDWRDVMTESERAKIIDLSKCNFKDIHSYFLQKSEERKAMTKEEKQKIKEKNDEIQKEYGFCVIDGHKEKIGNFKIEPPGLFRGRGEHPKMGKLKKRVVPEDVLINCSKTSNIPKPPPGHKWKEIRHDPNVTWLASWTENIQGQVKYVMLNPSSKLKGEKDWQKYETARKLAQSIDKIRAEYREDWKSKEMRIRQRAVALYFIDKLALRAGNEKDEDQADTVGCCSLRVEHIQLHEHKDGREYVVVFDFLGKDSIRYYNEVPVEKRVFKNLQLFMENKSPGDDLFDRLNTTVMNKHLNELMEGLTAKVFRTYNASWTLQQQLDKLTDPNDMEAEKILSYNRANRAVAILCNHQRSVPKTHAKSMENLKAKIEAKKEAIAECELQVKDAKRDAKHGSVKEKVTYDKKKKQLERLKEQLTKLEVQATDREENKEIALGTSKLNYLDPRISVAWCKKHNVPIEKIYNKTQRDKFRWAIDMAGPDYVF, from the exons ATGGA gTGGGAGGAAGAGAAGAAGAGTGACGGTACAAAATGGAATTTCTTGGAACACAAGGGACCAGTATTCGCACCGCCCTACGAACCTTTGCCACCCACCGTTAAGTTCTACTACAACGGCAAAGAAATGAAACTGAGTCAAGACACGGAGGAAGTTGCAACTTTCTACGCTCGTATGCTGGACCACGATTACACGACAAAGCCTGCGTTCAATAGCAACTTTTTCCAAGACTGGCGGGATGTGATGACCGAGTCGGAGCGCGCCAAGATCATCGATCTATCAAAATGCAACTTCAAAGATATACACTCATATTTCTTGCAAAAGAGCGAAGAACGTAAGGCGATGACCAAGGAGGAGAAACAGAAAATCAAGGAGAAAAACGATGAAATTCAGAAGGAGTACGGTTTCTGCGTCATCGACGGCCACAAGGAGAAGATAGGTAACTTCAAGATTGAGCCGCCAGGTCTGTTCAGAGGTCGCGGCGAGCATCCCAAGATGGGCAAGCTGAAGAAGCGCGTGGTGCCGGAAGATGTTCTGATTAATTGCTCGAAGACCTCGAATATACCGAAACCACCGCCCGGTCACAAGTGGAAGGAGATACGACACGATCCCAATGTCACATGGCTTGCGTCCTGGACAGAGAATATCCAGGGTCAAGTGAAATATGTCATGCTGAATCCGTCCAGCAAGCTCAAGGGTGAGAAGGACTGGCAGAAGTACGAAACGGCGCGCAAGCTCGCGCAGTCAATCGACAAGATTCGTGCGGAATACCGCGAGGATTGGAAGAGCAAAGAGATGCGCATCAGGCAGCGCGCCGTCGCCCTGTACTTCATCGACAAATTGGCGCTTAGGGCCGGTAATGAGAAGGACGAGGATCAGGCAGACACTGTGGGCTGTTGTTCGCTGCGCGTGGAACACATCCAGCTGCACGAACATAAGGATGGCAGAGAATATGTGGTTGTGTTCGATTTCTTAG GTAAAGATTCAATACGATATTATAACGAGGTTCCGGTGGAGAAGCGCGTCTTTAAGAACTTGCAACTCTTCATGGAAAATAAATCACCCGGCGACGATCTGTTCGATCGGCTCAACACCACCGTGATGAATAAGCATCTGAATGAGCTGATGGAGGGTCTCACTGCCAAAGTGTTCAGGACTTACAACGCTTCGTGGACGCTGCAGCAGCAGCTCGACAAACTGACTGATCCGAACGACATGGAAGCGGAGAAGATCCTCTCATATAACCGGGCGAATCGCGCAGTCGCCATACTCTGTAACCATCAGCGTTCCGTGCCAAAGACGCATGCAAAATCTATGGAGAATCTAAAGGCCAAAATCGAAGCGAAGAAAGAAGCAATAGCCGAATGCGAGTTGCAAGTGAAAGACGCCAAACGGGACGCGAAGCACGGTTCGGTGAAGGAAAAAGT aacgtacgacaagaagaagaagcaatTGGAAAGATTGAAGGAACAATTGACGAAGCTGGAGGTGCAAGCGACCGACCGAGAAGAGAACAAAGAGATCGCTCTGGGCACCTCCAAGTTGAATTATCTCGATCCTAGAATTTCCGTTGCATG GTGTAAGAAGCACAACGTGCCCATCGAGAAGATCTACAATAAAACTCAGAGGGACAAGTTCCGATGGGCAATAGACATGGCCGGTCCTGATTACGTCTTTTAA
- the Top1 gene encoding DNA topoisomerase I, mitochondrial isoform X2 has product MELEQAAPQVNADPEKRAKESGGVSGNHSDHINGMSNGFDKKREHKSEHRDKDKERSHKSDHKDKDRSKDKERNHKSEHRDKDRHRHSSSSVKDKEKHDSNSKDKDKDKKSSSSSKDKEHKSSSSSKDKDKDKSKEHHHKSSSSSKDKDRHHSSSKDKDSKSKDKDKHRHSSSLNSSSRDKDKDRSISKDKEKDSKKHSSEKDKERHSTSHSSGDKEKHRSSEKDKDKHRESSSSSKDKHRHEKDKDRHRHDKDKSKHRDDKERKDKDKEEVKVKEEPNMKMNHVINEGFHFNPQIKTEIKEESMTQIEPDDDDDSGGERPLYIKEDDDDEPMKEEGASDDSMNDTRLSQLHNTTIKTEDDSEEDLPLVSPSVKRKIESEEEDVPLLARKKPKKSTTPKTKKKKRKHDDDDSDAEIEEKPKKKNTKVKTEGGSPRKKKQEDEQEVWKWWEEEKKSDGTKWNFLEHKGPVFAPPYEPLPPTVKFYYNGKEMKLSQDTEEVATFYARMLDHDYTTKPAFNSNFFQDWRDVMTESERAKIIDLSKCNFKDIHSYFLQKSEERKAMTKEEKQKIKEKNDEIQKEYGFCVIDGHKEKIGNFKIEPPGLFRGRGEHPKMGKLKKRVVPEDVLINCSKTSNIPKPPPGHKWKEIRHDPNVTWLASWTENIQGQVKYVMLNPSSKLKGEKDWQKYETARKLAQSIDKIRAEYREDWKSKEMRIRQRAVALYFIDKLALRAGNEKDEDQADTVGCCSLRVEHIQLHEHKDGREYVVVFDFLGKDSIRYYNEVPVEKRVFKNLQLFMENKSPGDDLFDRLNTTVMNKHLNELMEGLTAKVFRTYNASWTLQQQLDKLTDPNDMEAEKILSYNRANRAVAILCNHQRSVPKTHAKSMENLKAKIEAKKEAIAECELQVKDAKRDAKHGSVKEKVTYDKKKKQLERLKEQLTKLEVQATDREENKEIALGTSKLNYLDPRISVAWCKKHNVPIEKIYNKTQRDKFRWAIDMAGPDYVF; this is encoded by the exons ATGGAGCTCGAGCAGGCGGCACCGCAGGTGAACGCCGACCCG GAGAAGAGGGCCAAGGAGAGCGGTGGCGTCTCCGGGAATCATAGCG atCATATCAATGGCATGTCCAATggctttgataaaaaaagagaacacAAGTCTGAGCACAGAGACAAGGATAAAGAGCGGTCTCATAAATCTGATCACAAGGATAAGGACAGGAGTAAGGATAAAGAAAGGAATCACAAGAGCGAACACAGAGACAAGGATAGGCATAGACATAGCTCCAGTTCTGTTAAGGACAAAGAAAAGCATGATAGCAATAGCAAGGACAAAGACAAAGACAAGAAGAGTTCCTCTTCCAGCAAGGATAAGGAGCACAAGAGTAGCTCGTCCAGTAAGGACAAGGATAAAGACAAGAGTAAGGAACATCATCACAAGTCAAGCTCCAGTTCTAAAGACAAAGAcag aCATCACAGCAGCTCCAAGGACAAGGATTCGAAGAGCAAAGATAAAGATAAGCACAGACACAGCAGTTCTTTGAATTCTAGCTCACGTGACAAGGACAAAGATCGAAGCATCTCGAAGGATAAGGAAAAGGATAGCAAGAAGCACTCTTCGGAGAAGGACAAGGAAAGACATTCCACTTCTCATTCGTCGGGTGACAAAGAGAAACATCGTTCATCGGAGAAAGACAAAGATAAGCACAGAGAAAGCTCGTCTAGTAGCAAAGATAAGCATCGCCATGAAAAAGACAAGGATCGCCATCGGCATGACAAAGACAAAT CTAAGCATCGCGACGATAAGGAGAGGAAGGATAAAGATAAGGAGGAAGTTAAGGTGAAGGAAGAGCCGAATATGAAAATGAATCATGTGATTAACGAAGGGTTTCATTTTAATCCGCAAATTAAAACAGAGATAAAAGAG GAATCCATGACGCAAATTGAACCAGATGACGACGATGACAGTGGCGGCGAGCGACCGCTCTACATCAAAGAGGACGATGATGATGAACCAATGAAGGAGGAAGGTGCGAGTGATGACTCGATGAATGACACCAGATTGTCGCAACTTCATAATACGACCATAAAAACGGAAGACGATTCGGAAGAAGATTTGCCATTg GTATCGCCAAGTGTGAAGAGAAAGATCGAGTCAGAGGAAGAAGATGTTCCACTGTTGGCACGCAAGAAACCTAAGAAATCAACCACTCCGAAGAccaagaagaagaagagaaaacaCGATGACGATGATTCTGATGCTGAGATTGAAGag AAACCAAAGAAGAAGAACACGAAGGTGAAAACAGAAGGCGGCAGTCCGCGGAAGAAGAAGCAAGAAGACGAGCAAGAAGTTTGGAAAtg gTGGGAGGAAGAGAAGAAGAGTGACGGTACAAAATGGAATTTCTTGGAACACAAGGGACCAGTATTCGCACCGCCCTACGAACCTTTGCCACCCACCGTTAAGTTCTACTACAACGGCAAAGAAATGAAACTGAGTCAAGACACGGAGGAAGTTGCAACTTTCTACGCTCGTATGCTGGACCACGATTACACGACAAAGCCTGCGTTCAATAGCAACTTTTTCCAAGACTGGCGGGATGTGATGACCGAGTCGGAGCGCGCCAAGATCATCGATCTATCAAAATGCAACTTCAAAGATATACACTCATATTTCTTGCAAAAGAGCGAAGAACGTAAGGCGATGACCAAGGAGGAGAAACAGAAAATCAAGGAGAAAAACGATGAAATTCAGAAGGAGTACGGTTTCTGCGTCATCGACGGCCACAAGGAGAAGATAGGTAACTTCAAGATTGAGCCGCCAGGTCTGTTCAGAGGTCGCGGCGAGCATCCCAAGATGGGCAAGCTGAAGAAGCGCGTGGTGCCGGAAGATGTTCTGATTAATTGCTCGAAGACCTCGAATATACCGAAACCACCGCCCGGTCACAAGTGGAAGGAGATACGACACGATCCCAATGTCACATGGCTTGCGTCCTGGACAGAGAATATCCAGGGTCAAGTGAAATATGTCATGCTGAATCCGTCCAGCAAGCTCAAGGGTGAGAAGGACTGGCAGAAGTACGAAACGGCGCGCAAGCTCGCGCAGTCAATCGACAAGATTCGTGCGGAATACCGCGAGGATTGGAAGAGCAAAGAGATGCGCATCAGGCAGCGCGCCGTCGCCCTGTACTTCATCGACAAATTGGCGCTTAGGGCCGGTAATGAGAAGGACGAGGATCAGGCAGACACTGTGGGCTGTTGTTCGCTGCGCGTGGAACACATCCAGCTGCACGAACATAAGGATGGCAGAGAATATGTGGTTGTGTTCGATTTCTTAG GTAAAGATTCAATACGATATTATAACGAGGTTCCGGTGGAGAAGCGCGTCTTTAAGAACTTGCAACTCTTCATGGAAAATAAATCACCCGGCGACGATCTGTTCGATCGGCTCAACACCACCGTGATGAATAAGCATCTGAATGAGCTGATGGAGGGTCTCACTGCCAAAGTGTTCAGGACTTACAACGCTTCGTGGACGCTGCAGCAGCAGCTCGACAAACTGACTGATCCGAACGACATGGAAGCGGAGAAGATCCTCTCATATAACCGGGCGAATCGCGCAGTCGCCATACTCTGTAACCATCAGCGTTCCGTGCCAAAGACGCATGCAAAATCTATGGAGAATCTAAAGGCCAAAATCGAAGCGAAGAAAGAAGCAATAGCCGAATGCGAGTTGCAAGTGAAAGACGCCAAACGGGACGCGAAGCACGGTTCGGTGAAGGAAAAAGT aacgtacgacaagaagaagaagcaatTGGAAAGATTGAAGGAACAATTGACGAAGCTGGAGGTGCAAGCGACCGACCGAGAAGAGAACAAAGAGATCGCTCTGGGCACCTCCAAGTTGAATTATCTCGATCCTAGAATTTCCGTTGCATG GTGTAAGAAGCACAACGTGCCCATCGAGAAGATCTACAATAAAACTCAGAGGGACAAGTTCCGATGGGCAATAGACATGGCCGGTCCTGATTACGTCTTTTAA